The stretch of DNA ATATGAATGTTCAAATTTTTGTTGTATTAGTTGTTATCGGAATGATTACAGGTGTCATGGGAGGATTACTCGGAATTGGTGGAGCTTTGATCTTAATTCCCTCATTAGTATTTTTTTTAGGTTTGAACCAACAAGAAGCGATAGGGACAAGTCTTGCAGTATTATTGCCACCCATCGGAATATTTGCAGCATACAATTATTATAAAGCAGGGTACGTAAAAATAAATTATGCGATGGTACTTGCAGTTACCTTTATGATTGGAAGTTATCTCTCTTCTAAGTTTGCAATTGGAATACCGGAGAGTATAATTAGAAAAATTTTTAGTGTCTTATTGATTGTTATTTCTCTAAAAATCTTCTTCTCGAAATAGACTGTAGGGAAAATATTGCAAATAAGGGTGACAATTATGAAAATAACAACATTCTCTATAGCTGTATTATTTTTTTTGAATAATTGCAGTGAAGCTAAAAATCAAAATGCAATGAATTTGATACACAACGTGAATGCAATAGAGTTTAATAATCTTATTCAGTTGGACAATGGGATTGTTTTGGATGTCAGAACTCCGGAAGAAGTTGCTCAAGGAAAAATCAGAAATGCAAGTGTCGTGAACTTTTATGATAAGGACTTCGAGAAAAAAATTAATTTAATTCAAAAAGACAAACCGATTTATATCTATTGCAGATCGGGAAGTAGAAGTTTGAATGCGTCAAAGATTTTGGAGAAGAATGGGTTTACTAAAATTTACAACCTAAGCGGTGGGATTTCAAGCTGGGTGGGTAATGGTTTTTCAGTGGAGAAACCGACACAAATCCAAGACGACAAAATACAAGAGATGTCACTTGCCGAATTTAATAAAATTATCGAAACAAAAAAATCTGTACTCGTTGACTTTCATACTAAATGGTGTTCTCCCTGCATTCAAATGGCACCTATCGTAGATGAAGTTTCAAAAGAATACCAAAAGAATTTGACTGTAATTAGAATCGACATTGATAAGAGCAAAGAACTTGAAGAGGCATACAATATTCAAGGAGTTCCTGTATTTTATATTTTTCGGAATAGAAAAAAAGAATGGGATCATAGCGGACTTATCTCTAAAAAG from Leptospiraceae bacterium encodes:
- a CDS encoding sulfite exporter TauE/SafE family protein, which codes for MNVQIFVVLVVIGMITGVMGGLLGIGGALILIPSLVFFLGLNQQEAIGTSLAVLLPPIGIFAAYNYYKAGYVKINYAMVLAVTFMIGSYLSSKFAIGIPESIIRKIFSVLLIVISLKIFFSK
- a CDS encoding thioredoxin fold domain-containing protein, with translation MKITTFSIAVLFFLNNCSEAKNQNAMNLIHNVNAIEFNNLIQLDNGIVLDVRTPEEVAQGKIRNASVVNFYDKDFEKKINLIQKDKPIYIYCRSGSRSLNASKILEKNGFTKIYNLSGGISSWVGNGFSVEKPTQIQDDKIQEMSLAEFNKIIETKKSVLVDFHTKWCSPCIQMAPIVDEVSKEYQKNLTVIRIDIDKSKELEEAYNIQGVPVFYIFRNRKKEWDHSGLISKKNLIAAIERVTK